From the Ciconia boyciana chromosome 28, ASM3463844v1, whole genome shotgun sequence genome, one window contains:
- the LOC140644716 gene encoding olfactory receptor 14C36-like isoform X2, with protein MSLTFPPCTGPHAQKDQMSNSSSVTEFLLLAFADTRELQLLHFWLFLGICLAALLGNGLIITAIACDQHLHTPMYFFLLNLSLLDLGSISTTLPKSMANSLWDTRTISYYGCAAQIFMFVVFVTGEFYLLTVMAYDRYVAICKPLHYGTLLGSRACAKMAAAAWGSGFLSAVGHTANTFSLPLCQGNTIDQFFCELPQILKLSCSDDYLREVGLLVFCLCSGIGCFIFIVLSYVQIFRAVLRIPSEQGRHKAFSTCLPHLAVVSLFISTAMFAYLKPPSISSHSLNLVVAVLYSVVPPAVNPLIYSMRNQELKHSLRKLILWTFFCSHKVPITHHK; from the coding sequence ATGTCACTGACTTTTCCTCCTTGCACAGGCCCACATGCCCAGAAGGACCAAATGTCCAACAGCAGCTCTGTCACTgagttcctcctcctggcatttgcagacacacgggagctgcagctcttgcacttctggctcttcctgggtATCTGCCTGGCTGCCTTGCTGGGCAACGGCCTCATCATCACAGCCATAGCCTGCGACCAGcacctccacacccccatgtacttctttctcctcaacctctccctcctcgacctgggctccatctctACCACTCTTCCCAAATCCATGGCCAACTCCCTCTGGGACACCAGGACTATTTCCTACTATGGATGTGCTGCCCAGATCTTTATGTTTGTCGTGTTTGTCACAGGAGAGTTTTATCTTCTCACTGTCATGGCCTATGACCGCTATGTAGCCATCTGCAAACCGCTGCACTACGGgaccctcctgggcagcagagcttgtgctaaaatggcagcagctgcctggggcagtgggtttctcagtgctgtggggcacactgccaatacattttcactACCACTTTGCCAAGGCAATACCATagaccagttcttctgtgaactTCCCCAGATtctcaagctctcctgctcagacGATTACCTCAGGGAAGTTGGGCTTCTTGTCTTTTGTTTATGTTCAGGTATtgggtgttttattttcattgttctgtcctatgtgcagatcttcagggctgtgctgaggatcccctctgagcagggacggcacaaagccttttccacgtgcctccctcacctggccGTGGTCTCCCTCTTTATCAGCACTGCAATGTTTGCCTACCTGAagcccccctccatctcctcccactCCCTGAATCTGGTGGTAGCAGTTCTGTACTCGGTAGTGCCTCCAGCTGTgaaccccctcatctacagcatgaggaaccagGAGCTCAAGCATTCCCTGAGGAAACTGattttatggacatttttcTGTAGTCATAAAGTTCCCATCACTCACCACAAATGA
- the LOC140644716 gene encoding olfactory receptor 14C36-like isoform X1, producing MSNSSSVTEFLLLAFADTRELQLLHFWLFLGICLAALLGNGLIITAIACDQHLHTPMYFFLLNLSLLDLGSISTTLPKSMANSLWDTRTISYYGCAAQIFMFVVFVTGEFYLLTVMAYDRYVAICKPLHYGTLLGSRACAKMAAAAWGSGFLSAVGHTANTFSLPLCQGNTIDQFFCELPQILKLSCSDDYLREVGLLVFCLCSGIGCFIFIVLSYVQIFRAVLRIPSEQGRHKAFSTCLPHLAVVSLFISTAMFAYLKPPSISSHSLNLVVAVLYSVVPPAVNPLIYSMRNQELKHSLRKLILWTFFCSHKVPITHHK from the coding sequence ATGTCCAACAGCAGCTCTGTCACTgagttcctcctcctggcatttgcagacacacgggagctgcagctcttgcacttctggctcttcctgggtATCTGCCTGGCTGCCTTGCTGGGCAACGGCCTCATCATCACAGCCATAGCCTGCGACCAGcacctccacacccccatgtacttctttctcctcaacctctccctcctcgacctgggctccatctctACCACTCTTCCCAAATCCATGGCCAACTCCCTCTGGGACACCAGGACTATTTCCTACTATGGATGTGCTGCCCAGATCTTTATGTTTGTCGTGTTTGTCACAGGAGAGTTTTATCTTCTCACTGTCATGGCCTATGACCGCTATGTAGCCATCTGCAAACCGCTGCACTACGGgaccctcctgggcagcagagcttgtgctaaaatggcagcagctgcctggggcagtgggtttctcagtgctgtggggcacactgccaatacattttcactACCACTTTGCCAAGGCAATACCATagaccagttcttctgtgaactTCCCCAGATtctcaagctctcctgctcagacGATTACCTCAGGGAAGTTGGGCTTCTTGTCTTTTGTTTATGTTCAGGTATtgggtgttttattttcattgttctgtcctatgtgcagatcttcagggctgtgctgaggatcccctctgagcagggacggcacaaagccttttccacgtgcctccctcacctggccGTGGTCTCCCTCTTTATCAGCACTGCAATGTTTGCCTACCTGAagcccccctccatctcctcccactCCCTGAATCTGGTGGTAGCAGTTCTGTACTCGGTAGTGCCTCCAGCTGTgaaccccctcatctacagcatgaggaaccagGAGCTCAAGCATTCCCTGAGGAAACTGattttatggacatttttcTGTAGTCATAAAGTTCCCATCACTCACCACAAATGA
- the LOC140644720 gene encoding olfactory receptor 14C36-like yields MSNSSSITEFLLLAFADTRELQLLHFWLFLGIYLAALLGNILIITAVACEHCLHTPMYFFLLNLSVLDIASISTTLPKSMANSLWDSKAISYAGCASQVFFLFFFFGAEYSLLIVMAYDRYVAICTPLHYETLMGSRACANMAAATWGSGFLHGLLHTASTFSLPLCQGNSVDQFFCEIPQILKLSCSDAYLREIGLLVFSLALASGCFVFIVLSYVQIFRAVLRIPSEQGRHKAFSTCLPHLAVVSLFISSCMVAYLKPPSISSPSLDLVVAVLYSVVPPAVNPLIYSMRNQELKDGLRKLIQWVHLQQQ; encoded by the coding sequence atgtccaacagcagctccatcactgagttcctcctcctggcatttgCGGACAcgcgggagctgcagctcttgcacttctggctcttcctgggcatctacctggctgccctgctGGGCAACATCCTCATCATCACAGCTGTAGCCTGCGAGCATTGCCTCCACACacccatgtacttcttcctcctcaatcTCTCTGTTCTTGATATTGCTTCTATCTCCACCACTCTTCCCAAATCCATGGCCAATTCCCTCTGGGACAGCAAGGCAATCTCCTATGCAGGATGTGCTTCTCAggtcttctttctcttcttcttctttggTGCAGAGTATTCCCTTCTCATTGTCATGGCCTATGACCGCTATGTTGCCATCTGCACACCCTTGCACTATGAGACCCTcatgggcagcagagcttgtgccAACATGGCAGCAGCCACCTGGGGCAGTGGTTTTCTCCATGGTCTGCTGCACACTGCCAGTACATTTTCACTACCACTCTGCCAAGGCAATTCTgtggaccagttcttctgtgaaatccctCAGATtctcaagctctcctgctctgatGCCTACCTCAGGGAAATTGGGCTTCTTGTGTTTAGTCTTGCTTTAGCTTcggggtgttttgttttcattgtgctgtcctacgtgcagatcttcagggctgtgctgaggatcCCCTCCGAGCAGGGacggcacaaagccttttccacgtgcctccctcacctggccGTGGTCTCCCTGTTTATTAGCAGTTGTATGGTTGCCTACCTGAAGCCCCCCTCcatctcttccccatccctggaccTGGTGGTGGCAGTTCTGTACTCGGTAGTGCCTCCAGCAGTGAATcccctcatctacagcatgaggaaccagGAGCTCAAGGATGGCTTGAGGAAACTGATTCAATGGgttcaccttcagcagcagtaa